From Jeotgalibaca dankookensis, one genomic window encodes:
- a CDS encoding helix-turn-helix domain-containing protein, whose product MDIGTRIQNLRKASHMTAKELSQIIEVSPSFISAIENNSSKLSLPTLAKICDALGVTLSEFFNTEASVVDTKLSSAISTLPEEKKWQLLNFLEGLFPHKT is encoded by the coding sequence ATGGACATAGGGACTCGTATTCAAAACTTGAGAAAAGCATCTCATATGACCGCCAAAGAGTTATCACAAATAATTGAGGTTTCCCCTTCTTTTATTTCAGCCATAGAAAATAACTCAAGCAAGCTATCCTTACCTACTTTAGCTAAAATTTGCGATGCACTCGGCGTCACTTTATCTGAATTTTTTAATACAGAAGCTAGTGTCGTTGATACTAAACTCTCTTCTGCTATTTCAACCTTACCAGAAGAAAAAAAGTGGCAACTACTTAATTTCTTAGAAGGGTTATTCCCACATAAAACTTAA
- a CDS encoding ABC transporter permease, with protein sequence MKKKFSLDLWNGSSFIILLTYLIFLVYPVGNVLVQAMITDTGFGFDNFITFFSKSYYSTTLINSFKVSMTATFFSLIIGVVLAYCFAMYQFKGKKTLRILIIIASMSAPFIGAYSWVLLLGRSGVITKFLSNIFGITMPDIYGFTGITLVFTLQLFPLIFLYVNGAFKSIDNSILEAAESMGSTGFNRFFKVILPLLIPTLLAGALLVFMRAFSDFGTPMLIGEGYRTFPVLIYSEFMSEVGGNAAFASALAIIAIIIALSIFLGQRYVANRKSITMSSLHPVAAKPVSGIKKVIVYVINYGIVFLAILPQGYLIYTSFKNTQGMVFQSGYSLDSYREAFDRMGSAIFNTIRIPLMAMVIVIIFAIFISYLVVRKRSAVTSVIDSLSMIPYIVPGTVMGIAFLTSFNTGIGGSGFLAITGTALIMVISMSVRRLPYTIRSSVASLMQIPTSIEEAASSLGSGKVNTFFKITVPMMLSGIIAGAILSWITMLSELSTSILLYNVRTRTMTVAIYTEVIRGNYGIAAALSTILTAFTVISLLIFMKVTKSDDISM encoded by the coding sequence ATGAAAAAGAAATTTTCATTAGATTTATGGAATGGATCATCATTTATTATATTACTTACGTATTTAATTTTTCTTGTATATCCAGTGGGAAATGTTTTAGTACAAGCAATGATAACAGATACTGGGTTTGGTTTTGATAATTTCATTACATTTTTTTCTAAAAGTTACTATTCGACTACACTTATTAATAGTTTTAAAGTTTCAATGACAGCAACATTTTTCTCTTTAATTATTGGTGTTGTTTTAGCATATTGCTTTGCTATGTATCAATTTAAAGGAAAGAAAACTCTAAGAATTTTGATTATCATTGCGTCAATGTCTGCACCGTTTATTGGTGCCTACTCTTGGGTTCTTCTCTTGGGTAGAAGCGGTGTTATAACTAAGTTCCTCTCAAATATATTTGGAATTACAATGCCAGATATTTATGGGTTTACGGGAATTACGCTTGTTTTTACGTTACAACTATTTCCATTAATATTTTTATACGTAAACGGTGCATTTAAGAGTATTGACAATTCTATTTTAGAAGCGGCAGAAAGCATGGGAAGCACAGGATTTAATCGGTTTTTTAAAGTGATTTTACCTTTGTTAATCCCAACACTATTAGCGGGTGCCTTGCTTGTTTTTATGAGAGCTTTTTCTGACTTTGGAACACCTATGTTAATCGGGGAGGGTTACCGGACTTTTCCAGTACTAATTTATTCAGAGTTTATGAGTGAGGTAGGCGGAAATGCTGCATTTGCATCAGCTCTAGCGATTATCGCTATTATTATTGCACTTTCTATTTTTCTAGGGCAAAGGTATGTAGCTAATCGCAAATCAATTACGATGAGTTCTTTACATCCTGTCGCAGCTAAACCAGTTAGTGGGATTAAAAAAGTAATTGTATATGTTATTAATTACGGTATCGTTTTTTTAGCTATTCTTCCACAAGGATATCTAATTTATACATCATTCAAAAATACACAAGGAATGGTCTTTCAGTCGGGTTATTCGCTAGATAGCTATAGAGAAGCATTTGATCGAATGGGATCTGCCATATTTAACACGATACGTATTCCACTTATGGCAATGGTTATTGTTATTATCTTTGCAATTTTTATATCTTACCTAGTTGTGCGAAAACGGAGTGCAGTTACTTCAGTTATTGACTCCTTAAGCATGATTCCATATATTGTACCTGGTACAGTAATGGGTATTGCATTCCTAACTTCTTTTAATACAGGTATTGGTGGAAGTGGATTCTTAGCTATTACTGGTACAGCTTTAATAATGGTAATATCTATGTCTGTCAGAAGATTACCATATACAATCAGGTCATCTGTAGCTTCACTTATGCAAATTCCAACATCAATTGAAGAGGCAGCATCAAGTCTAGGTAGTGGAAAAGTAAATACTTTCTTTAAAATCACAGTACCTATGATGTTATCTGGAATTATTGCCGGTGCCATTTTAAGTTGGATTACAATGCTTTCAGAGCTTTCTACATCTATACTTCTCTATAATGTTCGAACACGTACAATGACAGTTGCAATATACACGGAAGTTATCCGTGGGAATTACGGCATTGCTGCTGCTCTTTCAACTATACTGACAGCATTTACTGTTATTTCCTTATTAATTTTTATGAAAGTTACAAAGAGCGATGATATTTCAATGTAG
- a CDS encoding ABC transporter ATP-binding protein: MSEIIINNARKEYNGLAVIPDLSVSIPEGTLFTLLGPSGCGKTTLLRMIAGFNTIEGGDFYFNEDRINDKDPSKRNIGMVFQNYAIFPHLTVRENVEFGLKQRKLSKDEIKKNTDKYLNLMQIAEYQDRKPDQLSGGQQQRVALARALAINPDVLLMDEPLSNLDAKLRVDMRQAIREIQREVGITTVYVTHDQEEAMAISDKIAVMQAGIIQQVGKPKELYHRPSNEFVATFIGRTNIMDGNLIKVDGIAYLEFKDGFKLAFPLLNKEEEQPVRISIRPEEFIRVEEKGDFEAIIKDSIYLGLNTEYFLELNYGENVQMSEESTFYENLNSGDKVNLKVNTKKINVFTSDGGRNLLGVSE; this comes from the coding sequence ATGAGCGAGATTATAATAAATAATGCACGTAAAGAATATAATGGTTTAGCAGTTATTCCAGACTTATCAGTATCGATTCCTGAAGGTACATTGTTTACATTACTTGGTCCATCCGGTTGTGGAAAAACAACCCTGCTGCGCATGATAGCAGGGTTCAACACAATCGAAGGGGGAGATTTTTACTTTAATGAAGATAGAATTAATGACAAGGATCCAAGTAAGAGAAACATAGGGATGGTTTTTCAAAATTACGCTATATTTCCACATTTAACAGTCCGTGAGAATGTAGAGTTTGGCTTAAAACAACGTAAACTTTCAAAAGATGAAATTAAAAAAAATACGGATAAGTATTTAAACTTAATGCAAATTGCTGAATATCAAGATCGAAAACCAGACCAGTTAAGTGGTGGACAACAGCAACGTGTCGCACTGGCCAGGGCACTTGCAATCAATCCTGACGTTTTATTAATGGATGAGCCATTGAGCAATTTAGATGCGAAATTAAGGGTAGATATGCGTCAGGCTATTCGAGAGATCCAAAGAGAAGTTGGAATTACTACTGTATACGTCACGCATGATCAAGAAGAAGCTATGGCTATATCAGATAAAATAGCTGTTATGCAGGCTGGAATTATTCAACAAGTTGGAAAACCAAAGGAACTATACCATCGGCCAAGTAACGAGTTTGTAGCTACATTTATTGGACGCACTAACATAATGGATGGTAATTTAATCAAAGTAGATGGAATAGCATATTTAGAATTCAAAGATGGTTTTAAACTTGCCTTTCCTTTACTTAACAAAGAGGAAGAGCAGCCTGTAAGAATTAGTATTCGCCCCGAAGAGTTTATTCGAGTAGAAGAAAAAGGTGATTTTGAGGCGATAATAAAAGATAGTATTTACCTGGGACTAAATACGGAATACTTTTTAGAACTCAATTATGGAGAAAATGTTCAAATGAGTGAAGAATCAACATTTTATGAGAACCTTAATTCTGGAGATAAAGTCAATTTGAAAGTTAATACAAAAAAAATAAATGTTTTTACTTCAGATGGGGGACGCAACCTTTTGGGGGTGTCAGAATGA
- a CDS encoding response regulator transcription factor — MYRILIVEDEHIIRKGLIFGFNYEQSGCVVVGEASNGQEGVERIKELVPDIVITDINMPIKNGFDMLEETIDYMYSTIIISGYDEFSNAHQAIKYGVSEFLVKPIEMKQFSHALERAKQQCKMIQTYNNEKERNDLVINTKLIDKDFSTIHDEIINKMIQFVNENYDKRFVFQNVSEEIGYSSTLLHNRFKEYMNMTFNDYVNRYRIQKSIAYIKERKFKLYEIAEMCGFSDYKYFNKVFKKYVNMSVSDFIERL, encoded by the coding sequence GTGTATCGCATACTGATAGTAGAAGATGAGCATATTATTAGGAAGGGTCTAATATTTGGATTTAATTATGAACAATCTGGTTGCGTGGTAGTCGGTGAGGCAAGTAATGGACAAGAGGGCGTAGAGAGGATTAAAGAACTAGTGCCTGATATAGTTATTACTGATATTAATATGCCTATAAAAAATGGATTTGATATGTTAGAGGAAACTATAGACTATATGTATAGTACAATAATTATTTCAGGCTATGATGAGTTTTCAAATGCACACCAAGCGATTAAATATGGTGTCAGTGAATTTCTGGTTAAACCTATCGAAATGAAGCAATTTAGCCATGCACTAGAACGTGCAAAGCAGCAATGTAAAATGATACAAACGTATAACAATGAAAAAGAAAGAAACGACTTGGTAATCAATACAAAATTGATTGATAAAGACTTTTCAACTATTCATGATGAAATAATTAATAAAATGATTCAATTTGTAAATGAAAACTATGATAAGCGATTTGTTTTTCAAAATGTATCGGAAGAGATCGGATATAGTTCAACACTCCTTCATAATCGCTTTAAAGAGTACATGAATATGACATTTAATGACTATGTAAATCGTTATCGTATCCAGAAGTCAATTGCATATATAAAGGAAAGAAAATTTAAACTATATGAGATTGCAGAAATGTGTGGTTTCAGTGATTATAAGTACTTTAACAAAGTTTTTAAAAAATACGTAAATATGAGTGTCAGTGATTTTATAGAAAGATTATAA
- a CDS encoding ABC transporter substrate-binding protein, whose translation MNKFKKILSVASLSLLALTACGNGSDSSSGMVEESDTLVVYSPNSEGLINATIPAFEEKYDIKVELIQAGTGELFTKLESEKNAPIADVIFGGAYSQYAQSTELFEEYVPSENDQLIEEYQNKSGFYTPYTIDGSVIVVNPDLVGDLDIEGYSDLLNEELKGKIATADPANSSSAFAQLTNMLAAQGGYENESSWDYVKKLFTLIDGKISSSSSNVYKAVSDGEMAVGLTYEDPAVKLLNDGANIEIVYPEEGTVFLPASVAVIKDANNSENAKLFVDFVISEEIQNVLGTTTTNRPVRKDAETSENMKELDDIKIIEEDMDYVISNKNDIVSKYNEIFVDIESNR comes from the coding sequence ATGAATAAATTCAAAAAAATATTATCGGTAGCGAGTCTTTCTTTACTAGCTTTAACAGCATGTGGAAATGGATCAGATTCTAGTAGCGGTATGGTGGAGGAATCAGATACACTGGTCGTCTACTCACCAAATTCAGAAGGATTAATAAATGCAACAATTCCAGCATTTGAAGAAAAATATGATATTAAGGTTGAACTTATCCAAGCAGGTACAGGAGAGCTTTTTACAAAGTTAGAAAGTGAAAAAAATGCACCTATAGCAGATGTTATTTTCGGTGGTGCGTATTCGCAATATGCACAAAGTACAGAGTTATTTGAGGAGTATGTTCCCAGTGAAAATGACCAATTAATTGAAGAGTACCAAAATAAATCGGGTTTTTACACACCATATACAATTGATGGAAGTGTTATCGTGGTTAATCCCGATTTAGTAGGTGATTTAGATATAGAAGGATACAGTGATTTACTGAATGAAGAACTTAAAGGTAAAATAGCTACTGCCGACCCGGCAAATTCTTCAAGTGCTTTTGCACAACTAACTAATATGTTAGCAGCGCAAGGTGGCTATGAAAACGAATCCTCGTGGGACTATGTCAAAAAACTATTTACATTAATTGATGGGAAAATTAGTTCAAGCTCAAGCAATGTTTATAAGGCAGTATCTGATGGAGAAATGGCAGTAGGATTGACTTACGAAGATCCAGCTGTAAAGCTTCTTAATGATGGTGCAAATATTGAAATTGTTTATCCAGAAGAAGGAACAGTATTTTTACCAGCAAGTGTTGCTGTAATTAAAGATGCTAATAATTCAGAAAATGCAAAACTGTTTGTAGACTTTGTTATTTCTGAAGAAATACAAAATGTGCTAGGGACAACAACAACAAACCGACCTGTTCGAAAAGATGCTGAAACAAGCGAAAATATGAAGGAATTAGATGATATTAAGATTATTGAAGAAGATATGGACTATGTTATTTCAAATAAAAATGATATTGTCTCTAAATATAATGAAATATTTGTTGATATTGAGTCTAATAGATAG